The Geothermobacter ehrlichii genome has a segment encoding these proteins:
- a CDS encoding methyl-accepting chemotaxis protein → MSITKKLPLLIFVTLTAAFVLLAILNGVGITRNNQKIVSSILEQTKTNNKASTALLQDNSETIATSLENANQTIRDIILNLYKDSFNTLVKAMANQIFPMVENFDFDSPRKVVRKIMDSNKAVSWVKLTTAENPEKDDIILFGHYSDASDRMNFSQTIKSKFAFLKIDLQVNLEGMHDLAKVAATFEQINQLNRQMTEKLTAQSQQALAEAAAYARQIGDKEQRRLNMLNAGLMSGALILVCSILAIVVRRMVTKPLVQTMEMLEELEKGHLDKRLHMDRHDEIGQMAKAMDNFADSLESEMVANLERLASGDLTFSVTPRDDRDKIRGALKKLGHDLNAIMERIHIAGEQIAAGSMQVSNTSQSLSEAAAKSAASLEEISAAINEISGQIKRNAGNAGKANQVVSEAQNLASIGNARMQEMVKAMADIAESGQDISKIIKTIDEIAFQTNLLALNAAVEAARAGQHGKGFAVVAEEVRNLAARSARAAQETAEMIESSVELTERGARLAGETEEALQKIVDSISQVSVMASEIAAASSDQAEGITQVSLGLTQIDQTTQQNTASAEESEAAAQELSNQAEELRQMLRRFKLKGSSGVQVSAVVTPPAPAQVAATVRSSNSSSGWARMESQAAAPKPDEVVALDDSEFGHY, encoded by the coding sequence ATGAGTATTACCAAAAAACTACCGCTGCTGATTTTCGTGACATTGACAGCGGCCTTTGTCTTGCTGGCGATACTGAATGGCGTCGGAATCACCCGAAACAATCAGAAAATTGTCTCATCGATCCTTGAACAGACAAAGACGAACAACAAGGCTTCAACAGCCCTGTTGCAAGACAATTCCGAAACCATCGCCACAAGTCTGGAGAATGCCAATCAAACAATCCGGGACATTATTCTCAATCTCTACAAAGACTCCTTCAACACCCTGGTCAAGGCGATGGCCAACCAGATTTTTCCCATGGTCGAGAATTTTGATTTCGACTCCCCACGTAAAGTAGTCCGGAAAATAATGGATTCCAACAAGGCGGTCAGCTGGGTCAAACTGACAACAGCTGAGAATCCAGAGAAGGATGACATTATTCTCTTCGGCCACTACTCCGATGCCTCGGATCGCATGAATTTCAGCCAAACAATCAAGAGCAAATTCGCGTTTCTGAAAATAGACCTGCAGGTCAACCTTGAAGGAATGCATGATTTGGCGAAGGTTGCGGCCACTTTTGAGCAGATCAACCAGCTTAACCGCCAAATGACCGAAAAACTCACAGCCCAAAGCCAGCAGGCACTGGCCGAAGCAGCAGCTTATGCGCGACAGATTGGCGACAAGGAACAGAGGCGCCTGAATATGCTTAATGCTGGACTGATGTCAGGTGCTCTGATTCTGGTTTGCAGCATTCTCGCTATCGTGGTACGGCGCATGGTTACCAAACCTCTGGTGCAAACGATGGAGATGCTGGAAGAACTGGAAAAAGGCCATCTCGACAAGCGCCTCCATATGGATCGCCACGACGAAATCGGACAGATGGCCAAGGCAATGGACAACTTTGCCGACAGTCTGGAATCTGAAATGGTCGCCAATCTGGAAAGACTCGCCAGCGGCGACCTGACTTTCAGCGTTACCCCGCGTGATGATCGGGACAAAATTCGCGGTGCATTGAAAAAGCTCGGCCACGACCTCAATGCCATCATGGAAAGAATTCATATCGCCGGCGAACAGATCGCCGCCGGCAGCATGCAGGTTTCCAACACCAGCCAGTCCCTGTCGGAAGCCGCCGCCAAATCGGCCGCCTCTCTCGAAGAAATATCGGCCGCCATAAACGAGATCTCTGGCCAGATCAAGCGCAACGCCGGAAACGCCGGCAAGGCCAACCAGGTCGTCAGTGAAGCCCAAAACCTGGCAAGCATAGGCAATGCCCGCATGCAAGAAATGGTCAAGGCGATGGCCGATATCGCCGAATCGGGCCAGGACATCAGCAAAATCATCAAGACCATCGACGAAATCGCCTTCCAGACCAACCTGCTGGCGCTCAACGCCGCCGTCGAGGCGGCCCGCGCCGGCCAGCACGGCAAGGGTTTCGCCGTGGTCGCCGAGGAGGTACGCAACCTGGCCGCCCGCAGTGCCAGGGCCGCCCAGGAAACCGCCGAAATGATCGAGAGCTCGGTCGAACTGACGGAAAGGGGCGCCCGGCTGGCCGGCGAAACCGAAGAGGCGCTGCAAAAAATCGTCGACAGCATCTCCCAAGTCTCCGTTATGGCGTCGGAAATCGCCGCCGCTTCCTCAGATCAGGCCGAAGGCATCACCCAGGTGAGCTTGGGATTGACCCAAATCGATCAGACCACCCAACAGAACACCGCCAGTGCCGAAGAATCAGAAGCCGCTGCACAGGAACTGTCGAACCAGGCCGAGGAGCTGCGACAGATGCTGCGCCGCTTCAAGTTGAAAGGCAGCTCCGGCGTGCAGGTGAGTGCGGTCGTCACGCCGCCGGCACCGGCACAGGTTGCGGCCACCGTCAGGTCTTCCAACAGCAGCAGTGGCTGGGCCAGAATGGAATCACAGGCCGCCGCCCCCAAGCCGGACGAGGTCGTCGCCCTGGACGACTCCGAATTCGGCCACTATTGA
- a CDS encoding methyl-accepting chemotaxis protein produces the protein MTLVTLSLIGISLAVLNKQKNDAQIINIAGRQRMLSQKMTKEALTILAGLNVSSTRAALKQTRELFDTSLKTLIEGDRTLNLPATDNPEILAQLNRVNAIWKTFSPHVQTVIDSQDPVAIQSAIKTIIATNLTLLREMNKAVILYEQVSRKKVNILRTLLICGGLITLIVTFLCWLMVNRRVVRPLGRIVTMILGMETGQLDRRLNLTGNDEISQLGQALDRFAANLQDEILTAFDRLAKGDFTFSAKGLIREPLQRANHSLNRLLGQVQTAGHEIAAAADDVSRSSQALSGGATESAASLEEVNASMQEIANQTKQNADNAIAANNLSSRAREAAEKGARQMTEMVAAMSEINQAGQEISKIIKVIDEIAFQTNLLALNAAVEAARAGTAGKGFAVVAEEVRNLAGRSAKAARETAAMIEASVEKTSRGSEIADRTSLALEEIVNSISQASDLVAKIAQASTEQAQGIAEITSGLNQIDQVTQKNTANAENLANAAEELSSQAARMQQMLRRFKLKGNSGVQMSTAVTPSAPAPRVATTRASDSSSGWSRMESQAALKPDEVIVLDDAEFGRY, from the coding sequence ATCACCTTGGTGACACTCAGCCTGATCGGCATTTCTCTGGCGGTTCTCAACAAGCAGAAAAATGACGCACAGATTATCAATATTGCCGGCCGGCAACGTATGCTCAGCCAGAAAATGACCAAAGAAGCTCTTACCATCCTGGCCGGGCTAAACGTCTCCAGCACTCGCGCGGCATTGAAACAGACCCGCGAGCTGTTTGACACCTCCCTGAAAACCCTGATCGAGGGAGATCGCACACTCAATCTTCCAGCTACCGACAATCCGGAAATCCTGGCGCAACTGAACCGGGTGAACGCTATCTGGAAGACTTTTTCGCCACATGTTCAGACCGTGATCGACAGTCAGGACCCGGTTGCCATTCAATCGGCAATCAAAACCATCATCGCCACCAACCTGACTCTGCTCAGGGAAATGAACAAGGCGGTCATTCTCTACGAACAGGTTTCGCGAAAAAAAGTCAACATCCTGAGAACTCTGTTGATCTGCGGTGGTCTGATTACCTTGATCGTCACCTTCCTCTGCTGGCTGATGGTCAACCGCAGGGTGGTCCGACCGTTAGGCAGGATCGTCACCATGATCCTCGGCATGGAAACCGGCCAGCTCGACCGACGCCTGAACCTGACCGGCAACGACGAGATCAGTCAACTTGGCCAGGCTCTGGACCGGTTTGCCGCCAACCTCCAGGACGAAATCCTCACCGCCTTCGACCGTCTCGCCAAGGGAGATTTCACTTTCAGCGCCAAGGGACTGATCAGAGAACCGCTGCAGAGAGCGAATCACAGTCTCAATCGGCTGCTGGGACAGGTGCAGACCGCCGGACACGAAATCGCCGCGGCGGCGGACGATGTCTCCAGATCCAGTCAGGCGCTTTCTGGCGGCGCTACCGAATCGGCGGCTTCCCTGGAAGAAGTGAATGCCTCGATGCAAGAGATCGCTAATCAGACGAAACAGAATGCCGATAATGCCATCGCCGCCAACAATCTTTCCAGCCGGGCTCGCGAAGCGGCTGAAAAAGGAGCCCGGCAGATGACCGAAATGGTCGCCGCCATGAGCGAAATCAACCAGGCCGGCCAGGAGATCAGCAAGATCATCAAGGTCATCGACGAAATCGCCTTCCAGACCAACCTGCTGGCCCTCAATGCCGCCGTCGAAGCCGCCCGGGCCGGAACTGCAGGCAAGGGATTTGCCGTGGTTGCCGAAGAAGTACGCAACCTCGCCGGGCGCAGCGCCAAGGCGGCACGAGAGACCGCGGCCATGATCGAAGCCTCGGTCGAAAAAACCTCTCGCGGCAGCGAGATTGCCGACCGCACTTCCCTGGCCCTGGAAGAAATCGTCAACAGCATCAGCCAGGCTTCCGACCTGGTCGCCAAAATCGCCCAGGCAAGTACTGAACAGGCCCAAGGAATTGCGGAGATCACAAGTGGCCTGAACCAGATTGACCAGGTGACACAAAAAAACACTGCCAACGCCGAAAATTTGGCAAATGCAGCCGAGGAGCTTTCAAGTCAGGCCGCCCGAATGCAACAGATGCTGCGCCGGTTCAAGCTGAAAGGCAACTCGGGCGTGCAGATGAGCACTGCCGTCACGCCGTCGGCACCGGCCCCACGAGTTGCAACCACCAGGGCGTCCGACAGCAGCAGCGGCTGGAGCAGAATGGAATCACAGGCCGCCCTCAAGCCGGACGAGGTCATCGTTCTGGACGATGCTGAATTCGGCCGTTACTGA
- a CDS encoding methyl-accepting chemotaxis protein produces MSLKNLSIGSKIYLVSGLLILIFTTCLSWIYVRYRDQVWQGSRQELAMAVDTAWGIVDHYSKQAGEELSVSEAQMLAKSAIRNLRFDNNLYFWINDTTPAMIMHPIKPQLEGKNLANVKDPNGKHLFREMVQVTSKDGAGFVQYQWPKPGQEKPTDKLSYVRKHPGWGWIIGAGIYLDDLQSRISHAFWTIIGGLALAIVASIVLVFFLARHVSRPLHQTVEMIEEMERGHLDMRLNLNDRKDEMGRMARAMDAFADSLQNEMVASLQKLANGDLDFSITPRDDKDVLRHSLKKLEMDLNSIMSEIQHSGEQIAIGADQVSGASQSLSRGATESAASLEQIAASLLTITEQIQKNASNADKANHLSSQAQKAAEDGNSEMESMLAAMNEIAEAGQNINKIIKTIDEIAFQTNLLALNAAVEAARAGQHGKGFAVVAEEVRNLAARSARAARETAELIEGSVELTDKGTDIANKTAKALERIVGSITEVSDLVADIATASNEQAEGINQINIGLTQIDHVTQQNSATAEETAASSQELSSQVSKLQQMLRRFRPKSARAKEWSVPQPTRAVTPSPKTPPAPAAAASTTAKESVIQLDDSEFDRY; encoded by the coding sequence ATGTCACTGAAGAACCTGAGTATTGGCAGCAAAATCTATCTCGTTTCCGGACTGTTGATCCTGATCTTCACTACCTGCCTGTCCTGGATCTACGTTCGTTATCGCGACCAGGTGTGGCAAGGCAGTCGTCAGGAACTGGCCATGGCCGTCGATACCGCATGGGGCATCGTCGATCATTACAGCAAGCAGGCGGGTGAAGAGCTCTCGGTCAGCGAAGCACAGATGCTGGCAAAAAGCGCCATTCGTAATCTGCGTTTCGACAACAATCTCTATTTCTGGATCAACGACACGACACCGGCCATGATCATGCACCCCATCAAGCCGCAGCTCGAGGGTAAGAACCTGGCCAACGTCAAAGACCCCAACGGCAAGCATCTCTTCCGGGAAATGGTCCAGGTCACCTCCAAAGACGGCGCCGGCTTCGTCCAGTACCAGTGGCCGAAACCGGGGCAGGAGAAACCGACCGACAAGCTCTCCTACGTGCGCAAGCATCCCGGCTGGGGATGGATCATCGGCGCCGGCATCTACCTGGATGACCTCCAGTCACGCATCAGTCATGCCTTCTGGACCATCATCGGCGGCCTGGCGCTGGCCATCGTCGCCTCGATCGTGTTGGTCTTCTTCCTCGCCCGCCATGTCTCGCGCCCCCTGCACCAGACGGTGGAAATGATCGAGGAGATGGAACGCGGCCACCTCGACATGCGGCTCAACCTCAACGACCGCAAGGACGAAATGGGACGCATGGCCCGAGCCATGGACGCCTTTGCCGACTCACTGCAAAACGAGATGGTCGCGTCACTTCAGAAGCTGGCCAATGGTGATCTCGATTTCAGCATCACCCCACGCGACGACAAAGATGTACTGCGCCATTCGCTGAAGAAGCTGGAGATGGACCTCAACAGCATCATGAGCGAGATCCAGCATTCCGGCGAACAGATCGCCATCGGCGCCGACCAGGTTTCCGGCGCCAGCCAGTCCCTCTCTCGCGGCGCCACCGAATCGGCCGCCTCACTGGAGCAGATCGCCGCCTCGCTGCTGACCATCACCGAGCAGATCCAGAAAAACGCCAGTAACGCCGACAAGGCGAACCACCTTTCGAGCCAGGCGCAAAAAGCCGCCGAAGACGGCAATTCCGAAATGGAATCGATGCTCGCCGCCATGAACGAAATCGCCGAGGCGGGTCAGAATATCAACAAGATCATCAAGACCATCGACGAGATCGCTTTCCAGACCAACCTGCTGGCGCTCAACGCCGCCGTCGAGGCAGCCCGCGCCGGCCAGCACGGCAAGGGCTTCGCCGTGGTCGCCGAAGAGGTGCGCAACCTGGCCGCCCGCAGCGCCAGAGCCGCCCGGGAGACGGCGGAACTGATCGAAGGGTCGGTCGAATTGACCGACAAGGGGACCGACATCGCCAACAAGACCGCCAAGGCCCTGGAGCGCATCGTCGGCAGCATCACCGAAGTCTCCGATCTGGTGGCCGACATCGCCACAGCCTCCAATGAGCAAGCCGAAGGCATCAACCAGATCAACATCGGCCTGACCCAAATCGACCATGTCACCCAGCAGAACAGCGCCACTGCCGAGGAGACCGCCGCCTCCAGCCAGGAGCTTTCGAGCCAGGTTTCAAAACTGCAACAGATGCTGCGGCGTTTCCGGCCGAAAAGCGCCAGAGCCAAAGAATGGTCGGTCCCCCAGCCTACCAGGGCAGTGACGCCGTCTCCCAAAACCCCGCCCGCTCCAGCGGCCGCGGCATCTACTACAGCCAAGGAAAGCGTCATTCAACTCGATGACAGCGAGTTCGATCGCTACTGA
- a CDS encoding ferritin-like domain-containing protein, with protein MDSLTVQDAVRRSIMTEKSAMDFYRLGARHMKNDRARQTFELLAREEREHARMFHDLYTGDDLSDFDTLMEQEPAAGDWLTDLEKNLFADFDDRKAMELALEKEKALAEHLKKMADRFDDPEVKAVFLKNVESTDAHYQMIEAEYARLMGMVHDTDVDTFVRE; from the coding sequence ATGGATAGCCTGACCGTACAGGATGCCGTCCGGCGCTCGATCATGACCGAAAAGAGCGCCATGGATTTCTACCGCCTCGGCGCCCGGCACATGAAAAACGACCGCGCCCGCCAGACTTTCGAGCTGCTGGCCCGCGAGGAACGGGAGCACGCCAGAATGTTCCACGATCTCTACACCGGCGACGACCTTTCCGATTTCGACACCCTGATGGAGCAGGAGCCGGCGGCCGGCGACTGGCTAACCGACCTGGAAAAGAACCTGTTCGCCGATTTTGACGATCGCAAGGCGATGGAACTGGCCCTGGAAAAGGAAAAAGCTCTGGCCGAACATCTGAAGAAGATGGCCGACAGGTTCGACGACCCCGAGGTCAAGGCCGTCTTTCTCAAAAACGTCGAATCGACCGACGCTCACTATCAGATGATCGAAGCCGAATACGCCCGCCTGATGGGCATGGTACACGATACTGACGTCGATACCTTCGTCCGGGAGTAA
- a CDS encoding YkgJ family cysteine cluster protein, whose translation MTENFDAPSFRRQVRDQALTFLRQAPADQAAAAKAVQALAENFNQRFRNNRAAIACGPGCGDCCQVNVAVLEAETALVLQHLRQKLDSDACQAFARRIRRLQIRVGGLDDEERLLTRVRCPFLDDRQSCTIYPVRPLLCRAMTSTDRQSCRDAIALAALGEERPVLVHLLQKELFEAAFLGLADALAATGRDNRSIPLITALDRKLNQPVGRTSEDCC comes from the coding sequence ATGACCGAAAACTTCGACGCCCCAAGCTTTCGCCGCCAGGTACGCGACCAGGCCCTGACCTTTCTTCGCCAGGCCCCCGCCGACCAGGCTGCGGCGGCAAAAGCCGTACAGGCCCTGGCCGAAAACTTCAACCAACGCTTCAGAAACAACCGGGCCGCCATCGCCTGCGGTCCTGGCTGCGGCGACTGCTGCCAGGTCAACGTCGCCGTTCTCGAGGCGGAAACGGCCCTCGTTCTCCAGCATCTGCGACAGAAACTCGACAGTGACGCATGCCAGGCTTTTGCCCGCCGCATCCGCCGGCTGCAGATCAGGGTCGGCGGCCTCGACGACGAAGAACGCCTGCTGACCCGCGTCCGTTGCCCCTTTCTCGACGACAGGCAAAGCTGCACCATCTATCCGGTACGCCCCCTGCTCTGCCGCGCCATGACCTCGACCGACAGGCAGTCCTGCCGTGACGCCATCGCCCTGGCCGCTCTCGGCGAGGAGCGGCCGGTACTGGTTCACCTGTTGCAAAAGGAACTGTTCGAGGCAGCTTTCCTCGGGCTGGCCGATGCCCTGGCCGCAACTGGACGGGACAACCGGAGTATCCCACTGATTACCGCCCTCGACCGCAAACTGAATCAGCCGGTGGGCAGAACTTCCGAAGACTGCTGCTGA
- a CDS encoding putative bifunctional diguanylate cyclase/phosphodiesterase, whose protein sequence is MKRPEHDMPADGWSFFQSHLAGDDNGRSARFADARERNHLVVRARWLILLLFGLYGMVAALLFSSSSYGFFVTDRQVLILCLAAVVVLVYNALLYWRYESLSTLPGINALQIVLDLSLVSLLIHFSGGAASWFWPVYLVVSIEAAVLLERRRYVIAVGLLGSLVYGLMLLFEYRGVLPPVKMPFVDQALHRDPLFLVLMWSWVAVLNATVAMISAFLMRVIRQENRTARESRERLVEFLDNANDLIFCVRSDGRFVYANRVWYQALGYAPEHLAGLRFTDVLAKEERGRCLMAIQEALRGDGSGGSIEGRFFGRDGRVIHVEGSVTCSRQGGEMLAWGICRDVTERMRAQEQLYYLAHHDSLTGLPNRMHFIEQLQGALAMARRLKKELAVLFLDLDRFKIINDTLGHAAGDELLMETASRLKGLLRESDCVGRMGGDEFAIVLGNLQQPQDAEKVAGKILEVLAEPVVVNGHELFITTSIGMAFFPRHHQDPEELVKKADIAMYGAKAQGRNNCMVYHEALDQDSEKRMIIEGSIRRALERNEFRIHYQPKVQVQEERVSSFEALIRWKHPELGLLPPAEFIPLAEETGLIFAIGDWVLDQVCRQLRRWLDEGLAPVRVAVNLSGYQLQQQNLVGQIRQVLDRYDLPPECLEIEITETVVMQNPDFAVAVLRQMKEIGIHISIDDFGTGYSSLSHLKRFSVNTLKIDRSFVREVDRNTTDAAIAKAIIAMGQSLDLNVIAEGVETEAQLEFLKRHQCNEIQGFLFSRPVEAEMATRILREGLIALQQQSSEVLPTG, encoded by the coding sequence TTGAAAAGGCCGGAACACGACATGCCCGCCGACGGCTGGTCCTTTTTCCAGTCGCATCTCGCCGGTGACGACAACGGCCGAAGCGCCCGTTTCGCCGATGCCAGGGAGCGCAATCATCTCGTTGTCCGTGCCCGCTGGCTGATCCTTCTTCTGTTCGGTCTCTACGGCATGGTGGCCGCCCTGCTCTTTTCTTCGAGCAGCTACGGTTTTTTTGTCACCGACCGGCAGGTTCTCATCCTCTGTCTGGCCGCAGTGGTGGTTCTGGTCTATAACGCACTGCTGTACTGGCGCTACGAAAGCCTTTCCACCCTTCCCGGCATCAACGCCCTGCAGATCGTTCTCGACCTGAGCCTGGTCTCGTTGCTCATCCATTTCAGCGGCGGCGCGGCGAGCTGGTTCTGGCCCGTCTACCTGGTGGTTTCCATCGAGGCGGCGGTGCTGCTCGAGAGGCGTCGCTACGTCATCGCCGTCGGCCTGCTCGGTTCGCTCGTCTACGGACTGATGCTGCTGTTCGAGTACCGGGGTGTCCTGCCGCCGGTAAAGATGCCTTTTGTCGACCAGGCCTTGCATCGGGATCCTCTTTTCCTGGTACTGATGTGGTCCTGGGTGGCCGTTCTCAATGCCACGGTGGCCATGATCAGCGCCTTTCTCATGCGGGTGATCCGGCAGGAGAACCGCACCGCCCGCGAGAGCAGAGAACGACTGGTCGAGTTTCTCGACAACGCCAACGATCTCATTTTCTGCGTGCGGTCCGACGGTCGGTTCGTCTACGCCAACCGGGTCTGGTACCAGGCGCTTGGGTACGCTCCGGAACATCTGGCCGGTTTGCGGTTTACCGATGTGCTGGCCAAGGAGGAGCGCGGCCGCTGCCTGATGGCTATCCAGGAGGCTCTGCGAGGCGATGGCAGTGGTGGCAGTATCGAGGGGCGTTTTTTCGGTCGGGACGGCCGGGTGATACATGTCGAGGGCAGTGTTACCTGCAGCCGCCAGGGAGGAGAAATGCTCGCCTGGGGCATTTGCCGGGACGTGACCGAGCGGATGCGGGCGCAGGAGCAGCTCTACTACCTGGCGCATCACGACAGCTTGACCGGCCTGCCCAACCGGATGCATTTCATCGAGCAGCTGCAAGGGGCGCTGGCCATGGCGCGCAGGCTGAAGAAGGAGCTGGCCGTGCTTTTTCTCGATCTCGACCGCTTCAAGATCATCAACGACACTCTGGGACATGCCGCCGGCGACGAACTGCTGATGGAAACGGCGTCGCGACTGAAGGGACTGCTGCGGGAGTCGGATTGCGTCGGCCGCATGGGGGGAGACGAGTTCGCCATTGTGCTGGGCAACCTGCAGCAGCCGCAGGATGCCGAAAAGGTGGCCGGCAAGATTCTCGAGGTGCTGGCCGAACCGGTGGTCGTCAACGGCCATGAGCTCTTCATTACCACCAGCATCGGCATGGCCTTCTTCCCTCGGCATCATCAGGATCCGGAGGAGCTGGTCAAAAAGGCGGACATCGCCATGTACGGAGCCAAGGCCCAGGGGCGCAACAACTGCATGGTCTACCACGAGGCTCTCGATCAGGACAGCGAAAAGCGGATGATCATCGAAGGGAGCATCCGTCGGGCCCTGGAGCGGAATGAATTCCGCATCCACTACCAGCCCAAGGTGCAGGTACAGGAGGAGCGGGTTTCATCCTTCGAGGCGCTGATCCGCTGGAAACATCCGGAACTGGGGCTGCTGCCGCCGGCCGAGTTCATTCCCCTGGCGGAGGAGACCGGACTCATCTTCGCCATTGGCGACTGGGTTCTGGATCAGGTCTGCCGTCAGTTGCGTCGCTGGCTCGACGAGGGACTGGCCCCGGTTCGGGTAGCGGTCAATCTTTCCGGCTACCAGCTGCAGCAGCAGAATCTGGTCGGGCAGATTCGCCAGGTGCTCGATCGTTACGATCTGCCGCCGGAGTGTCTCGAGATCGAGATCACTGAAACCGTGGTGATGCAGAATCCCGATTTCGCTGTTGCCGTTTTGCGACAGATGAAGGAAATCGGCATTCACATTTCCATTGACGATTTCGGCACCGGCTATTCATCCCTGTCTCATCTCAAGCGTTTTTCCGTCAACACCCTCAAGATCGACCGGTCTTTCGTGCGCGAGGTCGATCGCAACACCACCGATGCCGCCATCGCCAAGGCGATCATCGCCATGGGACAGAGCCTCGATCTGAACGTGATCGCCGAGGGGGTCGAAACCGAGGCGCAGCTCGAATTTCTCAAGCGGCACCAGTGCAACGAGATCCAGGGCTTTCTCTTCAGCCGTCCTGTCGAGGCGGAGATGGCGACACGCATCCTGCGTGAAGGTCTGATCGCCCTTCAGCAGCAGTCTTCGGAAGTTCTGCCCACCGGCTGA
- a CDS encoding HNH endonuclease, which yields MTFFFEASEEHIRRERARARELRRSQWWKNRIARGICHYCQARVDPKELTLDHVVPLVRGGRSTRGNCVPACKACNSRKQSMLPVEWEEYLERLRREP from the coding sequence ATGACCTTCTTTTTCGAAGCGAGTGAAGAGCATATCCGCCGGGAAAGGGCCCGGGCGCGGGAACTGCGCCGCAGCCAGTGGTGGAAGAACCGGATCGCCAGGGGCATCTGCCACTACTGCCAGGCCAGGGTCGATCCCAAGGAGCTGACCCTCGACCATGTGGTGCCGCTGGTGCGCGGGGGACGCAGCACGCGGGGGAACTGCGTGCCGGCCTGCAAGGCGTGCAACAGCCGCAAGCAGTCGATGCTGCCGGTCGAATGGGAAGAGTACCTGGAGCGGTTGCGCCGCGAACCGTAA
- the trkA gene encoding Trk system potassium transporter TrkA: protein MKILIIGSGQVGYFLCERLSLEGHEVTLVDRNPEQLKRVEDRLNVLGIEGNGASAEVLEQAGIKQTDIFIAVTNQDEVNILACLLAREYSVTTLVARVKSIEYSGRRAVLSKEKLGIDLLINPEDAVAEEIVKLVRRTGTFDVAEFVEGKIQFLGYRITRESPLCDLTLRELGELKGIYRFVVTAIERDGKTIIPRGNDTIQAGDRIFIIAHQNDLPAIQYMLEQKEEKKSRRPRAFILGGGHIGLHVAGDLEALGYDIRIIDRDEKRCEQISAKLRRSLVIHTEGTDIQSLADEGIAEADFFVAVTENDESNILCSLLARHHGVKRTLTLVNQPELLNLAPSLGIDACVSPRIAAASAILKYVRRGEVISIAAIEGSNAEVLELQAQKGSQVTSTELANLNFPQGAIVGAIVRGDEYEIPTGASRIREGDRVVVFALPGAVSKVETFFAGP, encoded by the coding sequence ATGAAAATTCTGATTATCGGATCCGGGCAGGTCGGCTACTTTCTCTGCGAAAGGCTCTCTCTCGAGGGGCACGAGGTCACGCTGGTCGACCGCAATCCCGAACAGCTGAAAAGGGTTGAGGACCGGCTCAACGTTCTCGGCATCGAGGGCAACGGCGCCAGTGCCGAGGTACTCGAACAGGCGGGAATCAAGCAGACCGACATCTTCATCGCCGTCACCAACCAGGACGAGGTCAACATCCTGGCCTGCCTGCTGGCCCGCGAATACAGTGTTACGACACTGGTGGCCCGCGTCAAGAGCATCGAATACAGCGGCCGGCGGGCGGTGCTCTCCAAGGAAAAACTCGGCATCGACCTGCTGATCAACCCCGAGGACGCCGTCGCCGAAGAGATTGTCAAGCTCGTCCGCAGAACGGGAACCTTCGATGTCGCCGAGTTCGTCGAAGGCAAGATCCAGTTCCTCGGCTACCGTATCACCCGGGAAAGTCCCCTGTGCGACCTGACCCTGCGCGAACTGGGAGAGCTGAAGGGGATCTACCGTTTCGTCGTCACCGCCATCGAGCGCGACGGCAAGACCATCATCCCTCGCGGCAACGACACTATCCAGGCGGGGGACCGCATCTTCATCATCGCCCACCAGAACGATCTGCCCGCCATCCAGTACATGCTGGAACAGAAGGAAGAGAAGAAATCCCGCCGGCCTCGGGCCTTCATTCTCGGCGGCGGACATATCGGGCTGCACGTGGCCGGTGACCTTGAGGCACTGGGGTACGACATCCGCATCATCGACCGGGACGAAAAACGCTGCGAGCAGATCTCGGCGAAACTGAGGCGCTCCCTGGTCATCCACACCGAGGGAACCGATATCCAGTCCCTGGCCGACGAAGGAATCGCCGAAGCCGATTTCTTCGTCGCCGTCACCGAAAACGACGAAAGCAACATTCTCTGTTCCCTGCTGGCCAGGCATCACGGCGTCAAGCGCACCCTGACCCTGGTCAACCAGCCGGAACTGCTCAACCTGGCACCCTCCCTGGGCATTGACGCCTGCGTCTCGCCACGCATCGCCGCCGCCAGCGCCATCCTCAAGTATGTCCGCCGGGGAGAGGTCATCTCCATCGCCGCCATCGAGGGAAGCAACGCCGAGGTGCTGGAGCTGCAGGCACAGAAGGGAAGCCAAGTGACCAGCACCGAACTGGCAAACCTCAACTTTCCGCAGGGCGCCATCGTCGGCGCCATCGTCCGCGGAGACGAGTACGAAATTCCCACCGGCGCCTCGCGAATCCGGGAAGGAGACAGGGTGGTGGTTTTCGCCCTGCCCGGCGCCGTCAGCAAGGTCGAGACCTTTTTCGCCGGCCCATGA